The Microbacterium sp. Root61 genomic interval GTCGCAGGTCTGGTCGACGGACTGGTCGAGGCGGCCGCGGGGCTGGCGGACGGCTTCCGCGGTATCCCGGGGATGACGGTGCTCAACGATGTCGTCTTCACCCAGGTGTGCCTGGCGGGACCGGATGACGCGACCACGGCCGCGCTGGGGGAGTGGCTGCGCGCCGAGGGCACCGTGTGGGCATCGTCGTCCGCCTGGCGCGGGCGCACGATCATCCGCTTCGCCGTCAGCAACCGCGGGACCGACGCCGAGGCGGTGCGGCGCACCGTCGACGCCGTCGCCCGCGGTGCCGCGGCGGTGGGTATCCGGGCTAGTTGACCGGACCCGTCCACTTCTCGCCCGGGCCCTTGCCGATCGGGTCGGGGATGACCGATGCTTCGCGGAAGGCGAGCTGCAGCGAGCGGAGGCCGTCGCGCAGCGAGCGGGCGTGCATGTCGCTGATCTCCGGCGCTCCGGCCGTGATGAGTCCGGCGAGGGCGTTGATGAGCTTGCGCGCCTCGTCCAGATCCATCTGGGTCGCCGGGTCGTCGGCGAGGCCGACCTTGACGGCGGAGGCGCTCATCAGGTGCACCGCGGCGGTCGTGATGACCTCGACGGCGGGCACATCGGCGATGTCGCGCGTGGCCGAGGATGCCGCGCGCTCCTGCTCCTCCCAGCGGGCCTGGCGTGCGTCATCCACAGCCGTCCCTTCCTCCGGAAGCTGGCCGTCGGTGTCCCGAATCGTGTTCACGTGGT includes:
- a CDS encoding DUF1844 domain-containing protein, with translation MDDARQARWEEQERAASSATRDIADVPAVEVITTAAVHLMSASAVKVGLADDPATQMDLDEARKLINALAGLITAGAPEISDMHARSLRDGLRSLQLAFREASVIPDPIGKGPGEKWTGPVN